The Nitrosomonas sp. genomic sequence ATTAGCGACCACAGCATTGTCACAAACGATCTCTATGCGGTTCGCGTATAAGTGAACCGCCGCCATCTGATTGGCCAGAAGACAAGGAACAGAATAACGGTTACGTTGCAGTGTGACCAGACAAGTGCTGGAAACACGCGCTAGTACCTCAACATAACCATCGAAGGGCGCCGACATTGGCATCAAATAAAGCTGTTCTTGTTCCAACGCATCGGCAAGCGTAATGCCGGTATAGTCTGGATGCTGTATTTCTAACCACAAGGTGCGGCAACGCGCTTCAAGCCAACCGTTAAGTTCTTCGAATGAACTGAACTGCTGCTGTTTGGCTTCATGCCAGATATGGCGGCGCATATCCTGAACATTCTTCTCGACAACGCCTTTCTCCCAGCCGGAAACCACATTGCAGAAATCTGGATCAAACAGGTAATGTGCGGTCATGGCAAAGAAACGCGTGTTCACCACGCGCCCATTGCCTTTGGAGACCTTATCCACGGCGGTCTTCATGTTATCGTAAATGCCGCGTTTCGGGATGCCGTCAAAAGCTGTGAACGCACGGGTATGCGCATCAAACAACATTTCGTGGCTTTGTGATGGGTAACCTGACAGCATGAATGCACGGCTGGCGCATAGTTTGGTGTGTGCAGCTAACACTTTACGATGAATACCGCCAATCACTAGCCACTCTTTACTCCAGTCAAACTGAAATGCTTCACCAAATGCAAACTTGAGCGGCACATACGCAGTGCCTTTGCTGCCTTGATTGCGCCAGTTCCGAATAAAGTCGCAAACAATCGTATAGCCACCAGTATAGCCCTCGTTCGATATCGCTTTGAACAACATTAATGCCGTGCGCCGATCCTTCTTTGGACGGCGCACATCTGCTTCCAGCGTCATTAATAACCGGGGTTCAAACGGCGTCAGTTTGCCAGGCCTCTTTGCCCTTCGGTATTGGACGGCACTATCATCTGGCGCTCGCAACCACTTCTTTATCGTGTTTCGGGACAGACTTGTACGTCGTTGAATTTCATTTATCGACAAATGTTCACGGTAAAACATCCGACGGATCTTTGCATACATAACCATGGTAAGCACCTCTAGTTTCTCCTGCCTAAAACTTAAGCAGAATACGTGAATTACCTGGTCAATTTTCAACCGGTATTAGTGCCCTTTTCTGGTCAATTTTCGACCGGTGTCAACAATCTGCCTTGAATTGCCGGTTGACCCTATCCAGTGGGCACGGCAGTGCCTTGTCCGGAACCGTCGTGCGGACAACCTTG encodes the following:
- a CDS encoding IS21 family transposase; translation: MVMYAKIRRMFYREHLSINEIQRRTSLSRNTIKKWLRAPDDSAVQYRRAKRPGKLTPFEPRLLMTLEADVRRPKKDRRTALMLFKAISNEGYTGGYTIVCDFIRNWRNQGSKGTAYVPLKFAFGEAFQFDWSKEWLVIGGIHRKVLAAHTKLCASRAFMLSGYPSQSHEMLFDAHTRAFTAFDGIPKRGIYDNMKTAVDKVSKGNGRVVNTRFFAMTAHYLFDPDFCNVVSGWEKGVVEKNVQDMRRHIWHEAKQQQFSSFEELNGWLEARCRTLWLEIQHPDYTGITLADALEQEQLYLMPMSAPFDGYVEVLARVSSTCLVTLQRNRYSVPCLLANQMAAVHLYANRIEIVCDNAVVANHSRLLDCDQVSYSWQHYIPVIEKKPGALRNGAPFAELPTPLIQLQTALRRRERQQADRIMAKVLSLVPTHGLEAVLVAVELVLESGVLNAEHVTNVLVRLKQTDSPAQVETTLKLKEEPQADTARYDRLNKLEVPHV